CGGCCGGTGGCGCTCCCCGTAGCGGCGGTGGCGGCTTCGGCGGTGGAGGAGGCGGCTTCGGCGGCGGCGCGCCCGCCGCGCCGCCGCAGAGCGGTCCGCAGTCCCCGCCGCCGCAGGGCGGCCCCTCGGCGCCCCCGTCGTCCGGTAGCCAGTACGGGCAGGGCGGCGCCGGAGCGGGCGGCGGCAGTGGCAGCGCCGGCGGCAGCCAGGGCGCCCGGATGGCGCGGGAGGCCGTCTCCTCGTCGGCGTCCGCGGGCGGTGGCCAGGGCGGCCCCGCGGCGGAGGCCTCTTACACGCCGCCGGAGCCCCCGCCGACGTCGATCGAATACGACATGCCGGCCGAGGACGACCCCGATCTCGTCGACTCCGCGCTCAGCGGGCATGACCTGATCGTGCGTGAACTCGGCGCGACGGTGGTGGAGGAGTTCAACAACGAGTAGCCGGCGCACACCACCGCGTGGGCAGCGCGCGACGCGGCCGGACAGGGGGCGGAGAGCCGGTGGGCCCCGTAAGCGGGCGTACACCAGGCGTACACCCGTGCTCCTCCCTACGGCGTAGGGCGCGGGGCACGTGAAACACGTAGGCTCGGGCTACCGCACAAACGTTGTCGTATGGCAGGAGTCACGTCGTGATCCCCGGTGGTCAGCCCAATATGCAGCAGCTGCTTCAGCAGGCCCAGAAGATGCAGCAGGACCTCGCGGCCGCCCAGCAGGAGCTGGCGGAGACACCCGTCGAGGGTTCTGCGGGCGGCGGTCTGGTCAAGGCGACGGTGACCGGCTCCGGTGAGCTCCAGGGCCTGGTCATCGACCCCAAGGCGGTCGACACCGACTCCGCCGAGGAGACGGCCGAGACGATCGCCGACCTCGTGCTGGCGGCGGTCCGGGACGCCAACGCCAGCGCCCAGCAGTTGCAGCAGCAGAAGCTCGGTCCGCTCGCCCAGGGTCTGGGCGGTGGCGGAATCCCGGGTCTCCCCTTCTGAGGAGTAGCCAACTAGCGTACGCAGCACGGCAGAAGAGAAAGAAGACGTTCCGTGTATGAAGGCGTGGTCCAGGACCTGATCGACGAGTTGGGCAGGCTGCCCGGCGTCGGTCCCAAGAGCGCGCAGCGGATCGCCTTCCACATTCTTCAAGCCGAGCCGACCGATGTCCGCCGGCTCGCGAACGCGCTGATGGAGGTCAAGGCGAAGGTCCGGTTCTGCGGCACCTGCGGCAATGTGGCGCAGGAGGAGCAGTGCCGGGTCTGCCTCGACCCGAGGCGCGATCCGGCGGTCATCTGCGTCGTGGAGGAGCCCAAGGACGTCGTGGCGATCGAGCGGACGCGCGAGTTCCGCGGCCGCTACCACGTCCTCGGTGGGGCGATCAGCCCGATCGAGGGGGTGGGCCCCGACGACCTGCGGATCAGGGAACTGCTGGCCAGGCTCGCGGACGGCACCGTCACCGAGCTGATTCTGGCCACCGACCCGAATCTGGAGGGCGAGGCCACGGCCACGTATCTGGCCCGCATGATCAAGCCCATGGGCCTGAGAGTGACACGGCTGGCGAGCGGACTGCCGGTCGGTGGTGATCTGGAGTACGCGGACGAGGTCACGCTCGGGCGGGCCTTCGAAGGGAGGAGACTTCTCGATGTCTGATGCCACGCTGCACAACGCGACACAGGACCCGGACGACTTCGCCGTATCGATCTCCGACTCGGTCGAGAGTTTCATCGTCGCGGTGACGGAGGTCGCCAAGGGCGACGAGCCGGACAGCGCGGTCCCCTTCCTGCTGCTGGAGATCTCCCAGCTGCTGCTCACCGGCGGCCGTCTGGGCGCCCACGAGGACTTCGTCCCCGACGAGCGCTACGAGCCGGACACCGGCCCGGAGCCGGACGTCGACGAGCTGCGCGAGCGCTTCGCGACCCTGCTCGACCCGGTGGACGTCTACTCCGAGGTCTTCGACCCGTATGTGCCGCGCAGCGAGCCGGTCGCCAGCCGGATCTCCGACGACCTGGCCGACATCATCACCGATCTGCGGCACGGCCTCGCGCACTACCGGGCGGGCCGGATCAGCGAGGCCCTGTGGTGGTGGCAGTTCTCCTACCTGTCCAACTGGGGACCGACCGCCTCGGCCGCGCTGCGTGCGCTCCAGTCGCTGGTCGCCCACGTACGCCTCGACCAGCCGCTGGTCGAGCTGGACGGCCTGGACACCGACAGTGACGTCACCGGCGACGAGGAGCGGCTCGCCGAGGAGGCCGGGAAGGTCATGGCGGCGGAGATCGCCGGGCCGCTGGGGCTGCGGGGGGTGTGAGCCGGGGGAGGGGCCGCCGGGGTGCCTGTCCGGCCCCCAGCCGCCCGCTGACGGGCGTCAGACCGGCTCCCGCGCCGTTGCCCGCGCTCTGTGCGGCGCGCCCCGTGCCATCCGCCCCGTGCGCCTCTCGCCGCGCCCGGACCTTGTGACCTGGGTTACGTTTTCGTGTGTACCGGCCAGAAGCGGGCATGTGCTCGCCGGGCAGGCGCAACGGTGCGCCTTGTGGAGCCGCCTCGGGACGTGAAACTCACGGGACAGGTGATCACGGTGAGAACCAGTGATCAACCAGTGAGTCTCAGGTCTCACGATGTGGTATCAGCAGGGCGGACTCCGCTTGCTCGTTAGACTGAGCCGACCGCAGTACCCCCATTTCCGGGGGTCCGGGAGGAAACTCCCGAAGAGACAGTTGCGAGGAGCGCACGTGGGCCTTGTCGTGCAGAAGTACGGCGGCTCATCCGTTGCGGATGCCGAGGGCATCAAGCGCGTTGCCAAGCGAGTCGTCGAAGCCAAGAAGAACGGCAACCAGGTTGTCGTAGTGGTTTCGGCGATGGGCGACACGACGGACGAGCTGATCGATCTCGCGCAGGAAGTGTCCCCGATTCCGTCGGGGCGCGAGTTCGACATGCTGCTGACCGCCGGAGAGCGGATCTCCATGGCCCTGCTGGCGATGGCGATCAAAAACCTCGGCCATGAGGCGCAGTCCTTCACGGGCAGCCAGGCCGGCGTCATCACCGATTCCGTGCACAACAAGGCACGGATCATCGACGTCACGCCGGGCCGCATCAAGACGTCCGTCGACGAGGGCAACATCGCCATCGTCGCCGGGTTCCAGGGTGTGTCCCAGGACAAGAAGGACATCACGACGCTGGGGCGCGGTGGGTCGGACACGACCGCCGTCGCGCTGGCGGCCGCCCTGGACGCCGATGTCTGTGAGATCTACACCGATGTGGACGGTGTCTTCACCGCCGACCCCCGGGTCGTGAAGAAGGCCCGGAAGATCGACTGGATCTCCTTCGAGGACATGCTGGAGCTGGCCAGCTCCGGATCCAAGGTGCTGCTGCACCGTTGCGTCGAGTACGCACGCCGATACAACATCCCGATCCACGTCCGCTCCTCGTTCTCGGGGCTGAAGGGCACATGGGTCAGCAACGAACCGCAAGGGGACCAGCCGATGGAGCAGGCAATCATCTCGGGCGTCGCACATGACACCTCCGAGGCGAAGGTCACGGTCGTCGGAGTCCCGGACAAGCCGGGCGAGGCCGCGCGCATCTTCCGTGCGATCGCGGACTCCGAGGTCAACATCGACATGGTCGTGCAGAACGTGTCCGCCGCGTCGACCGGTCTGACCGACATCTCCTTCACGCTGCCCAAGGCCGAGGGCCGCAAGGCCGTCGCGGCCCTGGAGAAGACCCGTGCGGCGGTGGGCTTCGACTCGCTGCGCTACGACGACCAGATCGCCAAGATCTCGCTGGTCGGCGCGGGCATGAAGACCAACCCGGGCGTCACGGCGACGTTCTTCGAGGCGCTGTCGAACGCGGGCGTGAACATCGAGCTCATCTCGACCTCCGAGATC
This Streptomyces decoyicus DNA region includes the following protein-coding sequences:
- the recR gene encoding recombination mediator RecR gives rise to the protein MYEGVVQDLIDELGRLPGVGPKSAQRIAFHILQAEPTDVRRLANALMEVKAKVRFCGTCGNVAQEEQCRVCLDPRRDPAVICVVEEPKDVVAIERTREFRGRYHVLGGAISPIEGVGPDDLRIRELLARLADGTVTELILATDPNLEGEATATYLARMIKPMGLRVTRLASGLPVGGDLEYADEVTLGRAFEGRRLLDV
- a CDS encoding DUF5063 domain-containing protein, translated to MSDATLHNATQDPDDFAVSISDSVESFIVAVTEVAKGDEPDSAVPFLLLEISQLLLTGGRLGAHEDFVPDERYEPDTGPEPDVDELRERFATLLDPVDVYSEVFDPYVPRSEPVASRISDDLADIITDLRHGLAHYRAGRISEALWWWQFSYLSNWGPTASAALRALQSLVAHVRLDQPLVELDGLDTDSDVTGDEERLAEEAGKVMAAEIAGPLGLRGV
- a CDS encoding aspartate kinase → MGLVVQKYGGSSVADAEGIKRVAKRVVEAKKNGNQVVVVVSAMGDTTDELIDLAQEVSPIPSGREFDMLLTAGERISMALLAMAIKNLGHEAQSFTGSQAGVITDSVHNKARIIDVTPGRIKTSVDEGNIAIVAGFQGVSQDKKDITTLGRGGSDTTAVALAAALDADVCEIYTDVDGVFTADPRVVKKARKIDWISFEDMLELASSGSKVLLHRCVEYARRYNIPIHVRSSFSGLKGTWVSNEPQGDQPMEQAIISGVAHDTSEAKVTVVGVPDKPGEAARIFRAIADSEVNIDMVVQNVSAASTGLTDISFTLPKAEGRKAVAALEKTRAAVGFDSLRYDDQIAKISLVGAGMKTNPGVTATFFEALSNAGVNIELISTSEIRISVVTRADDVNEAVRAVHTAFGLDTDSDEAVVYGGTGR
- a CDS encoding YbaB/EbfC family nucleoid-associated protein encodes the protein MIPGGQPNMQQLLQQAQKMQQDLAAAQQELAETPVEGSAGGGLVKATVTGSGELQGLVIDPKAVDTDSAEETAETIADLVLAAVRDANASAQQLQQQKLGPLAQGLGGGGIPGLPF